The following coding sequences lie in one Saccopteryx bilineata isolate mSacBil1 chromosome X, mSacBil1_pri_phased_curated, whole genome shotgun sequence genomic window:
- the KANTR gene encoding KDM5C adjacent transcript → MNPFSLLILVICAFSLFFLINLTRGLSILLVFSKNQLLALLLLSIVSLFSISLISALIFFDLLPSTFFGFILLFFF, encoded by the coding sequence ATGAATCCTTTTTCTTTGCTGATATTGGTTATTTGTGCCTTCTCACTCTTTTTCTTGATCAACCTCACCAGaggtttgtctattttgttagtcttttcaaagaaccaacttttggctTTGTTGCTTCTCTCTATTgtatctttgttttctatttctttaatttctgctcttatcttttttgatctccttccttctacattttttggttttattctgttgttctttttctga